The Vanessa tameamea isolate UH-Manoa-2023 chromosome 2, ilVanTame1 primary haplotype, whole genome shotgun sequence genome has a segment encoding these proteins:
- the LOC113394056 gene encoding protein lethal(2)essential for life-like, producing MAFHPFFVDPHPRRLMEQNFGLGLTPNDILTIVAVPQTNRNYYRPWRNLQATEQDSGSTIKEEKDKFQVNLDVQHFAPEEISVKTADGFLIIEAKHEERKDEHGFIARSFTRRYRIPDGIQEDCVTSKLSSDGVLSITAPLKAPPKVENERVVPIIQTGPVKKTEEGQNEN from the coding sequence ATGGCATTTCATCCATTTTTCGTCGACCCACATCCAAGACGCCTGATGGAACAGAACTTCGGCTTAGGATTGACGCCCAACGATATCTTGACGATCGTTGCAGTCCCTCAAACGAACAGGAATTACTACAGGCCGTGGAGAAACCTTCAGGCTACCGAACAAGACTCAGGATCTACTATCAAAGAGGAAAAGGATAAGTTCCAAGTCAATTTGGACGTCCAACATTTTGCTCCTGAAGAGATATCTGTGaagacagcagatggatttttaataattgaagcCAAACATGAAGAAAGGAAAGACGAGCATGGATTTATTGCTCGAAGTTTCACAAGGCGATATCGTATCCCAGACGGTATACAGGAGGATTGTGTTACCTCTAAGTTATCTTCAGACGGCGTGCTAAGTATAACCGCACCCTTGAAGGCTCCTCCAAAGGTTGAGAATGAACGAGTGGTTCCTATTATTCAAACTGGACCAGTGAAGAAGACCGAAGAAGgacaaaatgaaaattaa
- the LOC113394053 gene encoding uncharacterized protein LOC113394053 gives MNTIAVVLFAVVACASAAPRYHDHFHHHPYSHDGDVSLERFIEREIFDTRRFWEELRREMLGIDKMITDLNRNFGSFLSNEKIEGNEYKIKISLNGFEEKEIAVKAKKRLLIVQAVHKGDDGPERNYLDVRTLPDFVDINGSWTFENGILTVVFPLERSVEGTEATITEAPVTQAPEHSREEVESNPTVEENQDADIGIERGDLGKDKNILTNEISSGQRSAVEATTYAVDLKDEVELVPIHRNVVY, from the coding sequence ATGAATACCATCGCGGTAGTGTTGTTTGCAGTTGTCGCGTGCGCGAGCGCAGCGCCGCGATACCACGATCACTTCCATCATCATCCGTACTCCCATGATGGCGACGTTAGCTTGGAAAGGTTTATAGAAAGAGAAATATTCGATACGAGAAGGTTCTGGGAGGAATTGAGGCGAGAGATGCTGGGGATAGACAAAATGATCACGGACTTAAACAGGAATTTCGGCTCTTTCCTTTCAAATGAGAAAATTGAAGGAAACGAATACAAGATCAAGATATCGTTGAATGGATTTGAAGAGAAGGAGATTGCCGTTAAAGCTAAGAAGAGATTGCTGATTGTGCAAGCTGTCCATAAAGGTGACGATGGGCCGGAGAGGAACTACTTGGACGTGAGAACTTTGCCCGACTTCGTAGACATAAACGGCAGTTGGACATTTGAAAATGGCATACTTACTGTTGTATTCCCTTTGGAACGAAGCGTTGAAGGAACGGAAGCCACAATAACTGAAGCACCAGTCACACAGGCCCCAGAACACAGTCGCGAAGAAGTTGAAAGTAATCCAACGGTCGAAGAGAACCAGGATGCTGATATAGGTATTGAGAGAGGAGACTTGGGTAaagataagaatatattaaccaATGAAATATCGAGTGGTCAGCGAAGCGCTGTCGAAGCGACCACTTACGCGGTAGATTTGAAAGATGAAGTAGAACTCGTGCCGATTCATCGTAacgttgtatattaa
- the LOC113394054 gene encoding alpha-crystallin B chain-like, whose product MSYLPFMSDFDRHHRMPFQYAMSFIPESLIDSIDQSHLEYFPSLSKFNRYRKPMKNRFEVHLDVEDYGPDDIKVKTIEGFVVVEGEHKEKRDEYGWVKRKFHRRCPLPEGYKTKVLLSQYSADGTLTITATLVKCNDENREVPEKKRQEGAEIPAKDDSELGDNENESEKKPIKSKPAKEIVVKIEVNKKISEQSTDAEKEQAEAVLEDDHE is encoded by the coding sequence ATGTCGTACCTACCGTTTATGTCCGACTTCGACAGGCACCATCGCATGCCGTTCCAATATGCTATGTCTTTCATACCAGAATCGTTGATCGACTCGATAGACCAATCGCATTTGGAGTACTTCCCAAGCCTGTCTAAGTTCAACCGCTACCGGAAACCTATGAAGAATCGCTTCGAAGTGCATTTGGACGTGGAGGATTACGGCCCTGATGATATAAAGGTGAAGACGATTGAAGGGTTCGTGGTCGTCGAAGGTGAGCACAAGGAGAAACGCGATGAATATGGTTGGGTGAAGCGTAAATTTCATCGCCGGTGCCCTTTACCTGAGGGCTATAAAACTAAGGTTCTCCTATCCCAATATTCTGCGGATGGTACCCTGACCATAACAGCGACTTTGGTCAAATGTAATGATGAAAATCGTGAGGTGCCGGAGAAGAAGAGACAGGAAGGGGCAGAGATACCTGCTAAGGATGACTCAGAGCTCGGGGATAATGAAAACGAGTCTGAGAAAAAGCCGATTAAATCTAAACCGGCTAAGGAAATAGTGGTTAAAATAGAggtgaataaaaaaatctccGAGCAGTCAACTGACGCAGAGAAGGAACAGGCCGAGGCAGTTCTGGAGGATGACCACGAGTAA